A region from the Lycium barbarum isolate Lr01 chromosome 8, ASM1917538v2, whole genome shotgun sequence genome encodes:
- the LOC132607408 gene encoding ribonuclease III domain-containing protein RNC1, chloroplastic-like isoform X1, producing the protein MAMELCSTFKPNSFDLSFSSSLSHFSLKPHVKSSNLGPKFHVLAVALDPKELPQNSPQRLLKELAERKKVVSPKRKVPPKRFILKPPLDDAKLAERFLNSPQLSLKSFPLLSSCLPCSRLNNADKTWIDEYLVEAKQCLGYPLESSESYGDDNPAKHFDTLLYLAFQHPKCERTNARHVRSGHSRLGFLGEYVLELAMCEFFLQRYPRESPGPMRERVYALIGKRYMPKWIKNASLQNLIFPYDDMDKLKRLDREPPVKYLNLA; encoded by the exons ATGGCCATGGAATTATGTTCAACTTTCAAACCCAACTCATTTGATCTCTCTTTCTCATCTTCATTATCACACTTTTCTTTAAAACCCCATGTAAAAAGTTCCAATCTTGGTCCAAAATTTCATGTTTTAGCAGTTGCATTAGACCCAAAAGAGCTTCCTCAAAATAGTCCACAAAGACTGTTAAAAGAATTAGCTGAGCGTAAAAAAGTAGTTTCCCCAAAAAGGAAAGTACCCCCCAAAAGATTTATTTTAAAACCCCCCTTAGATGATGCTAAACTTGCTGAAAGATTCTTAAATAGTCCACAATTGTCTTTAAAATCATTTCCACTTTTGAGTTCTTGTTTACCATGTTCAAGGCTAAATAATGCTGATAAAACTTGGATTGATGAGTATTTAGTTGAAGCTAAACAATGTTTAGGGTACCCTTTAGAGAGTTCTGAAAGTTATGGGGATGACAATCCTGCGAAACACTTCGATACTTTGTTGTATTTAGCATTTCAACATCCTAAATGTGAGAGAACTAATGCTAGGCATGTTAGATCAGGGCATTCAAGATTGGGTTTTTTAGGAGAGTATGTTCTTGAATTAGCTATGTGTGAGTTTTTCTTGCAAAGGTACCCTAGGGAATCGCCCGGTCCAATGAGGGAAAGAGTGTATGCATTGATTGGGAAAAGGTATATGCCTAAGTGGATTAAAAATGCTAGCTTGCAGAATTTGATTTTCCCGTATGATGATATGGATAAGTTGAAAAGATTGGATAGAGAACCGCCTGTCAA gtaccttaacctcgcataa
- the LOC132607410 gene encoding ribonuclease III domain-containing protein RNC1, chloroplastic-like isoform X1, protein MAMELCSTFKPNSFDLSFSSSLSHFSLKPHVKSSNLGPKFHVLAVALDPKELPQNSPQRLLKELAERKKVVSPKRKVPPKRFILKPPLDDAKLAERFLNSPQLSLKSFPLLSSCLPCSRLNNADKTWIDEYLVEAKQCLGYPLESTESYGDDNPAKHFDTLLYLAFQHPKCERTNARHVRSGHSRLGFLGEYVLELAMCEFFLQRYPRESPGPMRERVYALIGKRYMPKWIKNASLQNLIFPYDDMDKLKRLDREPPVKSVFWALFGAIYLCFGMPEVYRVLFEVFGMDPEAEDCQPKVRRQLEDVDYVSVEFEGRKLSWQDVAVYKPPEDALFAHPRIFRACVPPGMHRFRGNVWDYTSRPQVMQKLGYPLARNDRIPEITEARNIELGLGLQLAFLHPSKYKFEHPRFCFERLEYLGQKIQDLVMAERLLMKHLDAPGRWLQERHRRLVMNKFCGRYLREKNLHRHIIYSEEVQDAFEHNRRLRNPATTSVQQALHGLSYAIYGKPDVRRLMFEVFDFEQIQPKAV, encoded by the exons ATGGCCATGGAATTATGTTCAACTTTCAAACCCAACTCATTTGATCTCTCTTTCTCATCTTCATTATCACACTTTTCTTTAAAACCCCATGTAAAAAGTTCCAATCTTGGTCCAAAATTTCATGTTTTAGCAGTTGCATTAGACCCAAAAGAGCTCCCTCAAAATAGTCCACAAAGACTGTTAAAAGAATTAGCTGAGCGTAAAAAAGTAGTTTCCCCAAAAAGGAAAGTACCCCCCAAAAGATTTATTTTAAAACCCCCCTTAGATGATGCTAAACTTGCTGAAAGATTCTTAAATAGTCCACAATTGTCTTTAAAATCATTTCCACTTTTGAGTTCTTGTTTACCATGTTCAAGGCTAAATAATGCTGATAAAACTTGGATTGATGAGTATTTAGTTGAAGCTAAACAATGTTTAGGGTACCCTTTAGAGAGTACTGAAAGTTATGGGGATGACAATCCTGCGAAACACTTCGATACTTTGTTGTATTTAGCATTTCAACATCCTAAATGTGAGAGAACTAATGCTAGGCATGTTAGATCAGGGCATTCAAGATTGGGTTTTTTAGGAGAGTATGTTCTTGAATTAGCTATGTGTGAGTTTTTCTTGCAAAGGTACCCTAGGGAATCGCCCGGTCCAATGAGGGAAAGAGTGTATGCATTGATTGGGAAAAGGTATATGCCTAAGTGGATTAAAAATGCTAGCTTGCAGAATTTGATTTTCCCGTATGATGATATGGATAAGTTGAAAAGATTGGATAGAGAACCGCCTGTCAA ATCTGTGTTCTGGGCTTTGTTTGGAGCAATATACTTGTGTTTTGGGATGCCTGAAGTTTATCGTGTCCTATTTGAAGTGTTTGGAATGGATCCTGAGGCTGAAGATTGCCAGCCTAAAGTGAGGAGACAGTTGGAAGACGTAGACTATGTCTCAGTAGAATTTGAAGGCAGAAAGCTTAGCTGGCAAGATGTTGCCGTTTATAAG CCTCCGGAGGATGCTCTTTTTGCACACCCAAGGATTTTCAGAGCGTGTGTTCCACCAGGCATGCATAGGTTCCGTGGTAATGTATGGGATTATACCAGCAGACCTCAAGTTATGCAGAAACTGGGATACCCATTGGCAAGGAATGATAGGATTCCCGAGATCACCGAAGCCAGAAACATCGAACTTGGACTCGGTTTACAG CTTGCTTTCTTGCACCCGTCAAAATACAAATTTGAGCATCCAAGGTTTTGCTTTGAGCGGCTAGAGTATCTTGGCCAAAAAATCCAG GATTTGGTAATGGCGGAAAGGTTACTTATGAAGCATCTCGATGCTCCCGGGAGATGGTTGCAGGAGAGACACCGGCGTCTAGTGATGAACAAATTCTGTGGAAGATATTTGCGTGAAAAGAATCTCCATCGCCATATCATATATAGCGAGGAGGTTCAGGATGCATTCGAGCACAATCGTAGGCTGAGAAATCCAGCTACAACTTCCGTTCAACAAGCTCTTCATGGACTCTCGTATGCTATATATGGGAAGCCAGATGTAAGACGCCTCATGTTTGAGGTTTTTGACTTTGAGCAAATCCAACCTAAGGCGGTATGA
- the LOC132605483 gene encoding MADS-box transcription factor 23-like → MGRGKIEMKKIENISSRQVTFSKRRGGLFKKAEELSILCDAQVGVIVFSSTNRLYKFASSTSSMEKIVDRYNSCPADSSEHATVENVAEPEVNALKDEVAKLRLVTGRMMGKELDGLDFKELQQLEHQLTEGILSVKNKKEQVLLELLEKSNLQIEELGRNSCNHYPENIQAARKSSGGSSTVVCDYDREEDSDTSLRLGLSVATSQKKKVPKIECTSNSESLMVLD, encoded by the exons ATGGGAAGAGGAAAAATAGAGATGAAGAAGATTGAAAACATCAGCAGCAGGCAAGTAACATTTTCAAAAAGAAGGGGAGGGCTATTCAAGAAAGCTGAGGAGTTGTCTATTCTTTGTGATGCTCAAGTTGGTGTTATTGTTTTTTCCAGCACAAACAGGCTTTATAAATTTGCTAGCTCCACATCCAG CATGGAAAAAATTGTGGATAGATACAACAGTTGTCCAGCAGATTCTTCTGAGCATGCTACAGTAGAAAATGTGGCAGAG CCTGAAGTGAATGCTTTGAAAGATGAAGTTGCAAAGTTACGACTGGTTACTGG GAGGATGATGGGGAAGGAACTTGATGGTCTCGACTTCAAAGAGTTGCAACAATTAGAGCATCAACTAACCGAAGGCATTTTATCTGTTAAGAATAAGAAG GAACAAGTACTACTGGAGCTACTTGAAAAATCAAATCTGCAG ATTGAGGAACTTGGACGTAATTCATGTAATCACTATCCTGAAAATATTCAAGCAGCAAGGAAAAGTTCTGGTGGAAGTTCAACAGTAGTTTGTGATTATGACAGAGAAGAAGATTCAGACACTTCTTTGCGTTTAGG ACTATCGGTTGCTACAAGTCAGAAGAAAAAAGTACCAAAGATTGAATGCACTTCTAATTCTGAGAGTTTAATGGTTTTAGATTAA
- the LOC132607410 gene encoding ribonuclease III domain-containing protein RNC1, chloroplastic-like isoform X2, giving the protein MHRFRGNVWDYTSRPQVMQKLGYPLARNDRIPEITEARNIELGLGLQLAFLHPSKYKFEHPRFCFERLEYLGQKIQDLVMAERLLMKHLDAPGRWLQERHRRLVMNKFCGRYLREKNLHRHIIYSEEVQDAFEHNRRLRNPATTSVQQALHGLSYAIYGKPDVRRLMFEVFDFEQIQPKAV; this is encoded by the exons ATGCATAGGTTCCGTGGTAATGTATGGGATTATACCAGCAGACCTCAAGTTATGCAGAAACTGGGATACCCATTGGCAAGGAATGATAGGATTCCCGAGATCACCGAAGCCAGAAACATCGAACTTGGACTCGGTTTACAG CTTGCTTTCTTGCACCCGTCAAAATACAAATTTGAGCATCCAAGGTTTTGCTTTGAGCGGCTAGAGTATCTTGGCCAAAAAATCCAG GATTTGGTAATGGCGGAAAGGTTACTTATGAAGCATCTCGATGCTCCCGGGAGATGGTTGCAGGAGAGACACCGGCGTCTAGTGATGAACAAATTCTGTGGAAGATATTTGCGTGAAAAGAATCTCCATCGCCATATCATATATAGCGAGGAGGTTCAGGATGCATTCGAGCACAATCGTAGGCTGAGAAATCCAGCTACAACTTCCGTTCAACAAGCTCTTCATGGACTCTCGTATGCTATATATGGGAAGCCAGATGTAAGACGCCTCATGTTTGAGGTTTTTGACTTTGAGCAAATCCAACCTAAGGCGGTATGA
- the LOC132607408 gene encoding ribonuclease III domain-containing protein RNC1, chloroplastic-like isoform X2 has product MAMELCSTFKPNSFDLSFSSSLSHFSLKPHVKSSNLGPKFHVLAVALDPKELPQNSPQRLLKELAERKKVVSPKRKVPPKRFILKPPLDDAKLAERFLNSPQLSLKSFPLLSSCLPCSRLNNADKTWIDEYLVEAKQCLGYPLESSESYGDDNPAKHFDTLLYLAFQHPKCERTNARHVRSGHSRLGFLGEYVLELAMCEFFLQRYPRESPGPMRERVYALIGKRYMPKWIKNASLQNLIFPYDDMDKLKRLDREPPVK; this is encoded by the exons ATGGCCATGGAATTATGTTCAACTTTCAAACCCAACTCATTTGATCTCTCTTTCTCATCTTCATTATCACACTTTTCTTTAAAACCCCATGTAAAAAGTTCCAATCTTGGTCCAAAATTTCATGTTTTAGCAGTTGCATTAGACCCAAAAGAGCTTCCTCAAAATAGTCCACAAAGACTGTTAAAAGAATTAGCTGAGCGTAAAAAAGTAGTTTCCCCAAAAAGGAAAGTACCCCCCAAAAGATTTATTTTAAAACCCCCCTTAGATGATGCTAAACTTGCTGAAAGATTCTTAAATAGTCCACAATTGTCTTTAAAATCATTTCCACTTTTGAGTTCTTGTTTACCATGTTCAAGGCTAAATAATGCTGATAAAACTTGGATTGATGAGTATTTAGTTGAAGCTAAACAATGTTTAGGGTACCCTTTAGAGAGTTCTGAAAGTTATGGGGATGACAATCCTGCGAAACACTTCGATACTTTGTTGTATTTAGCATTTCAACATCCTAAATGTGAGAGAACTAATGCTAGGCATGTTAGATCAGGGCATTCAAGATTGGGTTTTTTAGGAGAGTATGTTCTTGAATTAGCTATGTGTGAGTTTTTCTTGCAAAGGTACCCTAGGGAATCGCCCGGTCCAATGAGGGAAAGAGTGTATGCATTGATTGGGAAAAGGTATATGCCTAAGTGGATTAAAAATGCTAGCTTGCAGAATTTGATTTTCCCGTATGATGATATGGATAAGTTGAAAAGATTGGATAGAGAACCGCCTGTCAA ATAA